The Pantoea nemavictus genome includes a region encoding these proteins:
- a CDS encoding type I secretion system permease/ATPase — translation MTAQPFNSDNGIAAMLRVAARFGKPAEGNTLRQQMRWFQHLAPAQQLARLAGLLGLHLMLVPHQTLRWRQEIVPVLLLLENGSVALIEEVDSDGGARYWLSESGDVIRAAQLSDLLAQAQTEVGVIGVAARARDARIDEFVQPYQPHWFWHNFRGMQRRIAEISLASLVGNVLALAGILFSMQVYDRVIPAQSQPTLWVLFAGVLLAAAVEYLIRLMRTQVSDLMGKRIDLKISAMLFARAMNIRNEARPRSTGSFIAQLREIDQVRELLTSTTVNAAADLPFVLLFLLIMASIGGWLVLIPLLAIPLIVIPGLLVQIPMARLAQEGLRESALRQAVLVETLEGVEDIKALQAEPYFQRQWEQTHEVSAGISNQQRLWGARLTGWSASVQQLTYAGMLVFGVYLVLDNQITTGTLVACSLLSSRTIAPLMQLTMVFSRWQHAKSAMKGLDELLKKPLDQPDHATLAHCPVLSGHYQLQNVHYRYDDESGISVLNIPQLQITPGERVAILGKVGAGKSTLLKMLAGQARASQGKVLVDGVDLTCIDPVDLRRQLGWLSQDSRLFFGTLRQNLLLGNPHASEQEMLQALRISGALTLVQQDAASLDRIIHEGGRGLSGGQRQMVLLSRLILRQPQVVLLDEPTAAMDEQLEAQVIRQLAQWVTGRTLVLVTHRPALLRMVDRIVVMDNGRIVADGARDEILRHASSHKGDAA, via the coding sequence ATGACTGCACAACCCTTCAACAGCGACAACGGCATCGCGGCGATGCTGCGCGTGGCGGCACGCTTTGGTAAGCCGGCTGAGGGCAATACGCTACGCCAGCAAATGCGCTGGTTTCAACATCTGGCCCCTGCGCAACAGTTAGCCCGTTTGGCTGGGCTGCTGGGCCTGCATTTGATGCTGGTTCCTCACCAGACGCTGCGCTGGCGTCAGGAGATTGTGCCGGTGTTACTGTTGCTGGAAAACGGCAGCGTGGCGCTGATCGAAGAAGTTGATAGCGACGGTGGCGCGCGCTACTGGCTGAGTGAAAGTGGTGATGTGATCCGCGCAGCACAATTAAGTGATCTACTTGCGCAGGCACAGACGGAAGTAGGTGTGATTGGCGTGGCGGCGCGGGCGCGTGATGCGCGTATCGATGAATTTGTGCAGCCGTATCAGCCACACTGGTTCTGGCACAATTTTCGCGGCATGCAGCGACGTATCGCGGAAATCAGTCTGGCCTCGCTGGTGGGAAACGTGCTGGCACTGGCTGGCATTCTGTTTTCGATGCAGGTTTACGATCGGGTCATTCCCGCGCAGTCACAGCCAACGTTATGGGTGCTGTTTGCGGGTGTGCTGCTGGCCGCGGCGGTGGAATATCTCATCCGCCTGATGCGCACTCAGGTCTCCGATTTGATGGGTAAACGCATCGACCTGAAAATATCGGCCATGTTATTCGCGCGGGCGATGAATATTCGTAACGAAGCGCGGCCGCGCTCGACCGGCTCCTTTATTGCTCAGCTGCGCGAGATTGATCAGGTGCGCGAACTGCTAACTTCAACCACCGTTAACGCTGCCGCCGATCTGCCGTTCGTTTTGTTGTTCCTGCTGATTATGGCGTCGATTGGCGGTTGGCTGGTGCTGATTCCGCTACTCGCCATACCGCTGATCGTCATTCCGGGTTTACTGGTGCAGATTCCGATGGCGCGATTGGCGCAGGAAGGCTTGCGTGAGAGCGCGCTGCGTCAGGCGGTATTGGTGGAAACCCTCGAAGGCGTGGAAGACATCAAGGCGCTGCAAGCCGAGCCCTACTTTCAGCGTCAGTGGGAGCAAACTCATGAAGTGAGCGCGGGTATCAGCAATCAGCAACGTTTGTGGGGCGCGCGGCTCACCGGTTGGTCAGCCAGCGTGCAGCAGCTGACCTACGCCGGCATGCTGGTGTTTGGCGTTTATCTGGTGCTCGACAATCAAATAACGACCGGCACGCTGGTGGCGTGCAGCTTGCTCTCATCACGCACCATTGCGCCGCTGATGCAGCTCACCATGGTGTTCTCGCGCTGGCAGCATGCCAAATCAGCCATGAAAGGGCTGGATGAACTGCTGAAAAAACCGCTCGATCAGCCCGATCACGCCACGCTGGCGCACTGTCCGGTGCTTAGCGGGCATTACCAACTGCAAAACGTGCACTATCGCTATGACGACGAGAGCGGCATTAGCGTGCTGAACATTCCACAGCTGCAGATTACGCCAGGCGAGCGCGTGGCGATTCTGGGGAAAGTCGGCGCGGGTAAATCCACGCTGCTAAAAATGCTGGCCGGCCAGGCGCGCGCCAGTCAGGGAAAAGTGCTGGTCGATGGCGTGGATCTCACCTGCATTGATCCGGTCGATCTGCGTCGTCAGCTTGGCTGGTTATCGCAGGATTCACGGCTATTCTTCGGCACGCTACGCCAGAACCTGCTGCTCGGTAATCCGCATGCCAGCGAACAGGAGATGCTGCAGGCGCTGCGCATCAGCGGCGCGTTGACCCTGGTGCAGCAGGATGCCGCCAGCCTTGATCGCATTATTCATGAAGGCGGGCGCGGTTTATCCGGCGGCCAACGGCAAATGGTGCTGCTAAGTCGGCTGATTCTGCGTCAGCCGCAGGTGGTGCTGCTGGATGAACCGACAGCGGCGATGGACGAACAGCTCGAAGCACAGGTCATTCGCCAACTGGCGCAGTGGGTAACGGGGCGCACGCTGGTGCTGGTCACGCATCGGCCGGCGTTGCTGCGTATGGTGGACCGCATCGTGGTGATGGATAACGGCCGCATTGTGGCGGATGGTGCGCGCGATGAGATTTTACGTCATGCCAGCAGCCACAAAGGAGATGCCGCATGA
- the ompC gene encoding porin OmpC has product MKRRVLSLMIPALLVAGSASAAEIYNKDGNKLDLYGKVDGLHYFSDDSGSDGDQSYLRFGFKGETQVTDQLTGYGQWEYQAALNTAESEGTANSYTRVGFAGLKFGDAGSFDYGRNYGVMYDLGAWTDVLPEFGGDTYGADNFLFQRSNGLATYRNTNFFGLVDGLNFAVQYQGKNDNPTEATGSGRDVLGENGDGYGLSTTYDLGSGFGIGAAMFQSDRTNNQNGNNPRTAGILGRGDKAEAYSGALKYDANNIYLAAMYSRSYNATRFGASDDGSIYGYANKADNWELVAQYQFDFGLRPSLAFVSSRGSDIEGYGSQNLKKYIDVGATYYFNKNMSTYVDYQINLLDDSNFTDAAGINTDDVVALGLVYQF; this is encoded by the coding sequence ATGAAACGTCGCGTTCTCTCCCTGATGATTCCTGCATTGCTGGTTGCAGGATCAGCAAGCGCAGCTGAAATTTACAACAAAGATGGCAACAAATTAGACCTCTACGGTAAAGTTGATGGTCTGCACTATTTCTCTGACGACTCTGGCTCGGACGGTGACCAGTCTTACCTGCGTTTTGGCTTCAAAGGTGAAACTCAGGTGACCGATCAGCTGACCGGTTACGGCCAGTGGGAATATCAGGCGGCACTCAACACCGCTGAAAGCGAAGGCACCGCTAACAGCTATACGCGCGTTGGCTTTGCCGGTCTGAAATTTGGTGATGCAGGTTCATTCGATTACGGTCGTAACTACGGCGTAATGTACGATCTCGGCGCATGGACTGACGTGTTGCCAGAGTTCGGTGGCGATACCTACGGCGCGGACAACTTCCTGTTCCAGCGCAGTAACGGCCTCGCAACCTATCGTAATACCAACTTCTTCGGTTTAGTCGATGGCTTGAACTTCGCAGTTCAGTATCAAGGCAAAAACGACAACCCAACCGAAGCGACGGGCTCTGGTCGTGATGTACTGGGTGAAAATGGCGACGGCTACGGTCTGAGCACCACCTATGACCTGGGTTCAGGCTTCGGTATTGGTGCGGCAATGTTCCAGTCGGATCGTACCAATAACCAGAATGGCAACAACCCACGTACCGCAGGCATCCTTGGTCGTGGTGATAAAGCCGAAGCTTACAGTGGCGCGCTGAAGTATGACGCGAACAACATCTACCTGGCCGCGATGTACAGCCGTTCTTATAACGCAACGCGCTTTGGTGCCAGCGATGATGGCTCGATTTACGGTTACGCCAACAAAGCGGATAACTGGGAATTGGTCGCACAGTATCAGTTCGATTTCGGCCTGCGTCCTTCTCTGGCCTTCGTTTCTTCTCGCGGCTCTGATATCGAAGGATACGGCAGCCAGAACCTGAAGAAATACATTGATGTAGGTGCGACTTACTACTTCAATAAAAACATGTCGACCTATGTTGATTATCAGATCAACCTGCTGGACGACAGTAACTTCACCGACGCAGCCGGAATCAACACCGATGACGTCGTAGCATTAGGTCTGGTTTACCAGTTCTAA
- a CDS encoding HlyD family efflux transporter periplasmic adaptor subunit, translating into MSVVMLDKDLTRRERRTSAIIWLCVVALLLFLLWAHFAVLDEVTVGIGKVTPSSRAQMIDSLDGGIVKQLDVHEGNIVQRGQVLATLDPTRFQTNFGEAIARVRTLRASAERLQAELSDRPLIFSADILQHPELVARETQLYQARRQNFVETIANLQQSLALVQAELNVTEPLMLRGAAGKVDVIRLRRQVSDLRGKIDEARNDYYVRAHEEQVKNNGELDAQLQVAAGKQDLLTRTTLLSPVRGIVKDVRVTTVGGVLEPGGKLMEIVPLEDQLLIETRINPRDIGYIRPGLPAVVKITAYDASIYGDLHGEVETVSPDTLQDEVRHEEFYYRVYVRTQKAELTNKSGRRFAIMPGMVANVEIKTGQKTVMDYLLKPLNKAKESLRER; encoded by the coding sequence ATGAGTGTGGTCATGCTGGATAAAGATCTGACGCGGCGCGAACGTCGCACCTCGGCAATCATTTGGCTATGCGTCGTCGCGTTGCTGCTGTTTCTACTGTGGGCGCACTTCGCTGTGCTGGATGAAGTCACGGTGGGCATTGGCAAGGTCACGCCCTCCAGCCGTGCGCAAATGATTGATAGCCTTGATGGCGGCATTGTGAAACAGCTCGACGTACATGAAGGCAATATCGTGCAGCGCGGCCAGGTGCTGGCAACGCTCGATCCCACACGTTTCCAAACCAATTTTGGTGAGGCGATAGCCCGCGTGCGCACGCTGCGCGCCTCGGCTGAGCGTTTACAGGCCGAGCTCAGCGATCGACCATTGATCTTCAGCGCCGATATTCTGCAGCATCCCGAGCTGGTCGCGCGCGAAACGCAGCTCTATCAAGCCAGACGGCAAAATTTTGTTGAGACCATTGCCAATCTGCAGCAATCGCTGGCGCTGGTGCAGGCGGAACTCAACGTGACGGAACCACTGATGCTGCGCGGTGCAGCGGGCAAGGTGGATGTTATTCGTCTGCGCCGCCAGGTTAGCGATCTACGCGGTAAAATCGACGAAGCGCGCAACGACTATTATGTGCGCGCCCATGAAGAGCAGGTGAAGAACAATGGTGAGCTGGATGCGCAGCTGCAGGTGGCGGCAGGTAAACAGGATCTGCTGACGCGCACCACGTTGCTGTCACCGGTACGCGGCATTGTGAAAGATGTGCGGGTCACCACCGTGGGCGGCGTGCTGGAGCCGGGTGGCAAGCTGATGGAGATTGTTCCGCTCGAAGATCAGCTGCTGATTGAAACGCGCATCAACCCGCGAGATATCGGCTACATTCGCCCAGGTTTGCCTGCGGTGGTGAAGATCACCGCTTACGACGCCTCAATTTATGGCGATCTGCATGGCGAGGTCGAAACCGTTTCGCCGGATACGCTGCAGGATGAGGTGCGGCATGAAGAATTTTACTATCGCGTGTATGTCCGTACGCAAAAAGCCGAGCTGACTAATAAAAGCGGCCGCAGGTTCGCCATCATGCCCGGTATGGTGGCAAATGTGGAGATTAAAACCGGTCAGAAAACCGTCATGGATTATTTGCTTAAGCCACTGAATAAAGCTAAAGAATCACTGCGTGAGCGCTAA
- a CDS encoding TetR/AcrR family transcriptional regulator, whose protein sequence is MLEPLVFDATASARERILLCAQQLFYQQGIRATGVDKVIAEAGVTKVTFYRHFPAKNALVVAFLQQRHQRWMAAFRVALDQQVALINALPAALLSWFNDADYRGCAFINTAAELGTTLPEASELIRQHKHEMAQAISEKLTPEQQIKTAQIVLLVEGAIVQVQIGEDAKQVVEVLQAALDALIKTGA, encoded by the coding sequence ATGCTTGAGCCCCTGGTTTTTGATGCGACGGCTTCCGCACGCGAGCGTATTTTGCTGTGCGCCCAGCAGCTGTTTTACCAACAAGGCATTCGCGCCACCGGCGTGGATAAAGTGATTGCTGAGGCCGGCGTCACCAAGGTGACGTTCTATCGCCACTTTCCGGCGAAGAATGCATTGGTGGTCGCGTTTTTGCAGCAGCGCCATCAGCGCTGGATGGCGGCTTTTCGTGTCGCGCTGGATCAGCAGGTGGCGCTGATCAATGCCCTGCCCGCCGCCTTACTGAGTTGGTTCAACGATGCCGATTATCGTGGCTGCGCATTTATTAACACCGCTGCCGAATTAGGCACCACGTTGCCGGAAGCCAGTGAACTGATTCGCCAGCATAAGCACGAGATGGCGCAAGCAATAAGCGAAAAGCTGACGCCAGAACAGCAAATAAAAACAGCGCAGATTGTGTTGTTGGTAGAAGGGGCGATTGTGCAGGTGCAGATTGGGGAGGATGCGAAACAGGTGGTCGAGGTGCTACAGGCCGCGCTGGATGCGCTGATAAAAACGGGAGCGTGA
- a CDS encoding Ig-like domain-containing protein, translating to MSSHQSEQQLAAILQSAVSLYPVTDDAASLQTRSVDTTPPAPLRPYEPIAQDGVIAAWEAGKNIHLRGRAESEPGAMVTLTFNGESWHSTVNKWGYWNASMPPSVLHGLADGAYSLTLTITDKAGNSTDTQVGFGVYVDKTVKPTLSVDTISGDNAVSVAEGIYGVEIHGNVTHMPVNSAITLTLAGKKYLGGVNEKGEWTATIHEQDLQALKDGVYSLKISATDPNGKTTSTYQDITLITHVSSLPHISFDKVTADNVINKEESLNDLTFSGALSVVVPGQQLLLCSGDAVYHAQIGSDGHWQVTIPASEVASFISLGEVRVYALDGAGNSTDSLLELNVVTQLPAIYYEINIGGDTTLNQQEAQHDLSFYLEGVNQLTLNGKNYTPVAGMVTISAEDLQALPDGEVSPIATRWDQYGNHDTQVIENLFNVATHQLPTITLNQPFGDGVLDAAEVNNWHLIQGSSSHLEQGSLVTLTLGDQSYSATVKADGNWALTILAGQLAPLDDGSYQMKVSAQDKAGNIATATRPVTVDSHEAVAQVSSEQLDTLLVNVTDSNVSQHDQHSDATASRVVESHYSASDSSYTLADHVQQQHQVQTLV from the coding sequence ATGTCTTCACATCAATCTGAACAACAATTAGCGGCAATTTTGCAATCCGCGGTCAGCCTTTATCCGGTGACGGACGATGCCGCCAGTCTGCAAACCCGCAGTGTCGACACCACACCGCCCGCGCCTCTGCGCCCGTATGAGCCGATTGCGCAGGATGGCGTGATTGCCGCCTGGGAAGCGGGTAAAAATATTCATCTGCGCGGCCGCGCGGAGTCCGAGCCGGGCGCCATGGTCACCCTGACGTTCAACGGTGAAAGCTGGCACAGCACGGTAAATAAGTGGGGTTACTGGAATGCCTCCATGCCGCCTTCAGTGCTGCACGGATTGGCCGACGGGGCTTACTCACTTACGCTCACCATCACCGACAAAGCCGGTAACAGCACCGATACTCAGGTTGGCTTTGGTGTGTACGTGGATAAAACCGTAAAACCGACGCTTAGCGTGGATACCATCAGCGGTGACAATGCCGTCAGCGTTGCCGAAGGGATTTATGGCGTAGAGATACATGGCAACGTCACACATATGCCGGTGAATAGCGCCATTACGCTCACCTTAGCCGGGAAAAAATACCTCGGTGGCGTTAATGAGAAGGGCGAATGGACCGCCACTATTCATGAGCAGGATCTGCAGGCACTCAAGGATGGCGTGTACAGCCTCAAAATCAGCGCTACCGATCCCAACGGCAAAACCACCTCCACGTACCAGGACATCACGCTAATTACCCACGTTAGCAGCTTGCCGCATATCAGCTTCGACAAGGTCACGGCAGATAACGTCATCAATAAAGAGGAAAGCCTTAACGATCTCACCTTTAGCGGCGCGCTCTCGGTGGTGGTGCCGGGCCAGCAGCTGTTACTGTGCAGCGGTGATGCGGTTTATCACGCGCAGATTGGCAGCGATGGTCATTGGCAGGTGACAATTCCGGCCAGTGAAGTGGCGAGCTTTATCTCTTTGGGTGAAGTCCGCGTTTATGCACTGGACGGCGCCGGTAACAGCACCGACTCTTTGCTGGAGCTGAATGTGGTCACCCAGCTGCCAGCCATCTACTACGAAATTAATATCGGCGGCGATACCACGCTCAACCAGCAGGAAGCTCAGCACGATCTTAGCTTCTATCTGGAAGGCGTAAATCAGCTTACGCTCAATGGTAAAAATTACACGCCGGTCGCGGGCATGGTGACCATCAGCGCCGAGGATCTTCAGGCCTTGCCGGATGGTGAAGTATCGCCGATCGCCACGCGCTGGGATCAGTACGGCAATCATGACACCCAGGTCATTGAGAATCTGTTCAACGTTGCTACCCATCAATTGCCAACCATCACGCTAAACCAACCGTTTGGCGATGGCGTGCTGGATGCGGCCGAGGTGAATAACTGGCATCTGATTCAGGGCAGCAGCAGCCACCTTGAGCAGGGCAGTTTGGTCACGTTAACGCTCGGCGATCAAAGTTATAGCGCTACGGTTAAAGCCGATGGCAACTGGGCGCTGACCATTCTGGCCGGCCAACTTGCCCCGCTGGATGATGGCAGCTATCAGATGAAAGTCAGCGCGCAAGATAAAGCGGGCAATATCGCGACGGCGACGCGACCGGTGACCGTCGATAGCCACGAAGCGGTGGCGCAGGTTAGCAGCGAGCAGCTGGACACGCTGCTGGTGAATGTTACTGATAGCAACGTCAGCCAACACGATCAGCACAGCGATGCCACCGCCAGCCGCGTGGTGGAAAGCCACTACAGCGCCAGCGACAGCAGTTACACCCTCGCCGATCATGTGCAACAGCAACATCAGGTGCAGACATTGGTGTAA